The following proteins are co-located in the Sandaracinaceae bacterium genome:
- a CDS encoding MazG nucleotide pyrophosphohydrolase domain-containing protein, translated as MSEIELPEDASMKTYQRYVHDLESMHGWLDVDLVHNCFLMGEEVGELFKAVRRYEKLFDQSEAAPATLAERKTDVAHELVDVLNYLLAIANRLDIDLEAAFRAKNAKNQSRSWD; from the coding sequence ATGAGCGAGATCGAGCTTCCCGAAGACGCGTCGATGAAGACCTACCAGCGCTACGTGCACGACCTCGAGTCCATGCACGGCTGGCTCGACGTCGACCTGGTCCACAACTGCTTCCTCATGGGCGAGGAGGTCGGCGAGCTGTTCAAGGCCGTGCGGCGCTACGAGAAGCTCTTCGACCAGTCCGAGGCCGCCCCCGCCACCCTGGCCGAGCGCAAGACCGACGTCGCCCACGAACTCGTCGACGTCCTCAATTACCTCCTCGCCATCGCCAACCGCCTCGACATCGACCTCGAAGCCGCCTTCCGCGCCAAGAACGCCAAGAACCAGTCCCGCTCCTGGGACTAG
- the larE gene encoding ATP-dependent sacrificial sulfur transferase LarE, giving the protein MRGALRAWLGALDSAMVCFSGGVDSSYLLAEALDVLGDRALAFTAVSPSLDPDEAAQARALAARLGARHLLVETHELDDARYRSNPVDRCYFCKTEVYGVASREAARRGVTTVLDGFNRDDRGDHRPGRRAARQLGVRSPLDDLGFGKADIRAAAQAMGLPVWDKPALACLASRFPYGTPIDPVELRRVAQGERGLRGLGFRVVRVRHHGPLARVELGRDELERVADPGVAREVERVVRAAGFAEVEIDPRGYRRGALNVIR; this is encoded by the coding sequence TTGAGAGGCGCGCTCCGAGCCTGGCTGGGCGCCCTCGACTCCGCGATGGTCTGCTTCAGCGGCGGCGTCGACTCGAGCTACCTCCTGGCCGAGGCGCTCGACGTGCTCGGCGACCGCGCGCTCGCGTTCACCGCCGTCTCACCCAGCCTCGACCCGGACGAGGCCGCGCAGGCCCGAGCGCTCGCGGCGCGGCTCGGGGCGCGTCACCTGCTGGTCGAGACCCACGAGCTCGACGACGCGCGCTACCGCAGCAACCCGGTCGACCGCTGCTACTTCTGCAAGACCGAGGTCTACGGCGTGGCTTCACGTGAGGCCGCGCGCCGAGGCGTCACCACCGTCCTGGACGGCTTCAACCGCGACGACCGCGGCGACCACCGCCCGGGTCGGCGCGCCGCCCGACAGCTCGGCGTGCGGTCTCCTCTCGACGACCTCGGCTTCGGCAAGGCCGACATCCGCGCCGCGGCGCAGGCCATGGGGCTCCCCGTCTGGGACAAGCCGGCGCTCGCGTGCCTGGCGAGCCGCTTCCCCTACGGCACCCCGATCGACCCGGTCGAGCTCCGCCGCGTCGCGCAGGGGGAGCGCGGCCTTCGAGGGCTCGGGTTCCGCGTCGTGCGGGTGCGTCATCACGGTCCGCTCGCCCGCGTGGAGCTCGGTCGGGACGAGCTCGAGCGCGTCGCCGACCCCGGCGTCGCCCGGGAGGTGGAGCGGGTCGTCCGGGCGGCCGGCTTCGCCGAGGTCGAGATCGATCCGCGCGGCTATCGGCGCGGCGCGCTCAACGTGATCCGGTGA
- a CDS encoding glycosyltransferase family 39 protein, with the protein MTVALEALLILLLPTALGVGLLRLAGRLPVWAELPVGAAMGVGVCGALSFLGLALFDRLTIVPELLAVGAVWIAPHRTDAAVRGTRALAPRWWRGASVAALLGLAGLALFLWLRETVTHPDGGWDAWDFWIMRARFFVRADEEWARAYAEVIHWTHPGYPPLWSSAIARGFALVGHESRAVPAILSAAFVVGTVALLGHTVTRLRGPAQGTLAAVTLLSTPFFIVHGASHYADLPLAFFFLALWSFTALHDETREPRHLVLAGLAASMAVLTKNEGLIVTLAFVLARGWETRAGGRWRAHARWLTIGFAPPGLLYAWFRARYAAVPASADFYAAGSQRFDGVGPVEHVRLQLSDADRWLGLVESWGHWLFSFDRGWPAPLLVGLAIYAAWVGLVPRAERSLSRSVGWALLIEALVLSVAFVAWSRWEIRVHMEAVERLLFQALPTGLLGLFLALRAPFASAASEERVTGSR; encoded by the coding sequence ATGACCGTCGCGCTCGAGGCGCTGCTGATCCTGCTGCTGCCGACCGCGCTCGGCGTGGGCCTGCTGCGCCTCGCGGGTCGCCTCCCGGTCTGGGCGGAGCTCCCGGTCGGCGCCGCGATGGGTGTCGGCGTGTGCGGGGCGCTGAGCTTCCTCGGGCTGGCGCTCTTCGATCGACTGACGATCGTGCCGGAGCTGCTCGCGGTCGGCGCGGTCTGGATCGCGCCCCACAGGACAGACGCCGCCGTCCGGGGGACCCGCGCGCTGGCCCCTCGGTGGTGGCGCGGCGCGAGCGTGGCCGCGCTGCTCGGGCTCGCCGGGCTGGCGCTCTTCCTCTGGCTGCGGGAGACCGTCACCCACCCGGACGGAGGCTGGGACGCCTGGGACTTCTGGATCATGCGGGCGCGCTTCTTCGTGCGCGCCGACGAGGAGTGGGCGCGGGCGTACGCCGAGGTGATCCACTGGACCCACCCCGGCTACCCGCCGCTCTGGTCGAGCGCGATCGCGAGGGGCTTCGCGCTGGTCGGGCACGAGTCGCGCGCGGTGCCCGCGATCCTGAGCGCCGCGTTCGTGGTGGGCACCGTCGCGCTGCTCGGACACACGGTGACCCGGCTGCGCGGCCCGGCGCAGGGCACGCTCGCCGCGGTGACGCTCCTGTCGACGCCGTTCTTCATCGTGCACGGCGCATCCCACTACGCCGACCTCCCCCTCGCCTTCTTCTTCCTCGCGCTCTGGTCGTTCACCGCGCTCCACGATGAGACGCGCGAGCCGCGCCATCTGGTGCTGGCGGGCCTGGCCGCGTCGATGGCGGTGCTCACGAAGAACGAGGGGCTGATCGTGACGCTGGCCTTCGTACTGGCCCGGGGGTGGGAGACGCGCGCTGGCGGGCGGTGGAGAGCGCACGCTCGCTGGCTCACGATCGGCTTCGCCCCGCCCGGTTTGCTCTACGCCTGGTTTCGAGCCCGCTACGCCGCGGTGCCGGCCTCCGCCGACTTCTACGCCGCGGGCTCACAGCGCTTCGACGGGGTGGGACCGGTCGAGCACGTCCGGCTGCAGCTCTCGGACGCGGATCGATGGCTCGGCCTCGTCGAGTCCTGGGGCCACTGGCTGTTCTCCTTCGACCGCGGGTGGCCCGCGCCACTGCTGGTGGGCCTGGCGATCTACGCGGCATGGGTGGGCCTCGTGCCGCGCGCCGAGCGGTCGCTCTCGCGCAGCGTCGGGTGGGCGCTGCTGATCGAGGCGCTCGTGCTGTCGGTGGCCTTCGTCGCGTGGTCCCGCTGGGAGATCCGCGTGCACATGGAGGCGGTCGAGCGGCTGCTCTTCCAGGCGCTGCCGACCGGCCTGCTCGGGCTGTTCCTGGCGCTGCGCGCGCCCTTCGCGTCCGCGGCGAGCGAGGAGCGCGTCACCGGATCACGTTGA
- the larC gene encoding nickel pincer cofactor biosynthesis protein LarC, with the protein MTDLLHLDAFSGVSGDMLVAALLDLGVGPEIVHDALAPLGLSFSLTHSHVERHGIRARRFVVECPEEDHERHLSDILALLAPLPAPIRERAHEAFARLAEAEAAVHGTTVDAVHFHEVGAVDSIVDVVAACAALAHLDATLSCTPLPLGHGFTKSRHGTLPLPAPATLLCLKGVPTYDAGIAKELVTPTGACLVAGARFTRWPSMRPKAVGFGAGARDLTDRPNVLRAVLGEPLEDETAALISLETNLDDATPELIAHALDVVREAGARDAWITPVQMKKGRSGTQLTVLADAPDADRLARVILRETPTLGVRFVPFTRLERPRRTVVVSTPFGPVPLKVADGDGLPTRAKPEHDACVKLARQHQRPLDEIVAAALQSFRERAR; encoded by the coding sequence ATGACGGACCTCCTCCACCTCGACGCGTTCAGCGGCGTGTCCGGCGACATGCTCGTCGCGGCCCTCCTCGATCTCGGCGTCGGTCCGGAGATCGTCCACGACGCGCTCGCCCCGCTCGGGCTCTCGTTCTCGCTCACGCACTCTCATGTCGAGCGTCACGGCATCCGCGCGCGCCGCTTCGTCGTCGAGTGCCCCGAGGAGGATCACGAGCGGCACCTCTCCGACATCCTCGCGCTCCTCGCCCCGCTGCCCGCGCCCATCCGCGAGCGCGCCCACGAGGCCTTCGCGCGCCTCGCCGAGGCCGAGGCCGCCGTGCACGGCACGACGGTCGACGCGGTGCACTTCCACGAGGTCGGCGCGGTGGACTCGATCGTCGACGTGGTCGCCGCCTGCGCCGCGCTCGCGCACCTCGACGCGACCCTGAGCTGCACCCCGCTCCCGCTCGGGCACGGCTTCACGAAGTCGCGCCACGGCACGCTCCCGCTGCCCGCCCCGGCCACCCTGCTCTGTCTGAAGGGCGTGCCCACCTACGACGCGGGGATCGCGAAGGAGCTGGTCACCCCGACCGGCGCGTGCCTCGTGGCCGGCGCGCGCTTCACGCGGTGGCCGTCGATGCGCCCGAAGGCGGTGGGATTCGGCGCGGGGGCGCGCGATTTGACGGATCGGCCGAACGTGCTGCGGGCCGTCCTGGGCGAGCCCCTGGAGGACGAGACCGCCGCCCTGATCAGCCTCGAGACCAACCTCGACGACGCGACGCCGGAGCTGATCGCGCACGCGCTCGACGTGGTGCGGGAGGCCGGCGCGCGCGACGCGTGGATCACCCCCGTGCAGATGAAGAAGGGGCGGAGCGGCACGCAGCTGACGGTGCTCGCCGACGCGCCGGACGCCGATCGGCTCGCGCGGGTGATCTTGCGTGAGACGCCGACCCTCGGCGTGCGCTTCGTCCCGTTCACGCGCCTCGAGCGGCCGCGTCGGACGGTGGTCGTGTCCACCCCGTTCGGTCCGGTGCCGCTCAAGGTCGCCGACGGGGACGGCCTCCCCACGCGCGCCAAGCCCGAGCACGACGCCTGCGTGAAGCTCGCGCGTCAGCATCAGCGCCCGCTCGACGAGATCGTGGCCGCGGCGCTCCAGAGCTTCCGGGAGCGCGCGCGTTGA
- the larB gene encoding nickel pincer cofactor biosynthesis protein LarB, whose amino-acid sequence MDPARIEALLKAVRDGATPIEEAMQTLARLPFDGDDELTLDHHRALRTHLVEVVFGQGKTPAQITRALAAIAERGQPALATRVRPDVAAKLELPEAEHDPVSRTVRLGRAPALDAAPVAVICAGTSDLPVAEEAAITLETFGATVRRLRDVGVAGLHRLLARRAELDGVAAAIVVAGMEGALPSVVGGLIGAPVIAVPTSIGYGASFDGLAALLGMLNSCAPGVAVVNVDNGYGAAAAALRILHGP is encoded by the coding sequence GTGGATCCGGCACGCATCGAGGCGCTGCTGAAGGCGGTGCGAGACGGCGCGACGCCCATCGAGGAGGCGATGCAGACCCTCGCTCGGCTGCCCTTCGACGGCGACGATGAGCTGACCCTCGACCACCACCGCGCGCTCCGCACTCACCTGGTCGAGGTCGTCTTCGGGCAGGGCAAGACCCCGGCCCAGATCACCCGCGCGCTCGCCGCCATCGCCGAGCGGGGTCAGCCCGCCCTCGCCACCCGGGTCCGGCCCGACGTCGCGGCGAAGCTCGAGCTCCCCGAGGCCGAGCACGACCCGGTCTCTCGCACCGTGCGGCTCGGCCGCGCGCCCGCGCTCGACGCCGCGCCGGTCGCCGTGATCTGCGCCGGCACGAGCGACCTGCCGGTGGCGGAGGAGGCCGCGATCACGCTCGAGACCTTCGGCGCGACGGTTCGCCGCCTGCGCGACGTCGGCGTGGCCGGGCTCCACCGCCTGCTCGCGCGACGCGCCGAGCTCGACGGAGTGGCCGCGGCGATCGTCGTCGCGGGCATGGAGGGCGCGCTGCCGAGCGTGGTCGGCGGGCTGATCGGTGCGCCCGTGATCGCGGTGCCCACCTCCATCGGCTACGGCGCGAGCTTCGACGGCCTCGCCGCGCTCCTCGGCATGCTCAACAGCTGCGCGCCCGGCGTCGCGGTGGTCAACGTCGACAACGGCTACGGCGCGGCGGCGGCGGCGCTCCGCATCCTCCACGGGCCATGA